In Rhodobacter sp. 24-YEA-8, the following are encoded in one genomic region:
- a CDS encoding CBS domain-containing protein, translated as MLVSQILKTKPAGVITIAPEATVAEAAALLSEKRIGAIIVSSDGKTALGILSERDIVRELGRTGVTCLSARVTELMTSKLVSCTSGDLNMDILQTMTDGRFRHMPVIENGEMLAIITLGDVVKARLQELNAEKDALEGMIMGH; from the coding sequence ATGCTTGTCAGCCAGATCCTGAAGACAAAACCGGCAGGGGTGATCACGATTGCCCCCGAGGCCACTGTTGCCGAAGCTGCCGCATTGCTGTCCGAGAAACGGATCGGGGCGATCATCGTCTCATCCGACGGCAAGACGGCCCTCGGGATTCTTTCCGAGCGCGATATCGTCCGTGAACTGGGGCGCACCGGCGTGACCTGCCTTTCGGCAAGGGTGACCGAGCTGATGACGTCAAAGCTCGTCTCCTGTACCAGCGGCGATCTGAATATGGATATCCTGCAAACCATGACCGATGGCCGGTTCCGCCATATGCCGGTGATCGAAAATGGCGAGATGCTGGCGATCATCACCCTGGGCGATGTGGTGAAGGCGCGGCTGCAGGAGCTGAACGCTGAGAAGGATGCCCTTGAAGGCATGATCATGGGTCATTGA
- a CDS encoding LysR family transcriptional regulator has translation MDWDDLRIFLEVARHESLSGAGKRLKIDAATVGRRVQRFEEALGQRLFARSPQGYQLSQAGERLLPAAERAEAAMLAAGEALSGDRPGQGLTGLIRLGAPDGCANYLLPPVIARICDQNPGLEVQLVALPRVFNLSKREADMAIGVSRPETGRLTVQKLTDYQLVLAASEAWLARNPEPQDLADLRDLRFVGYIPDLIFDKELDYLAELGAPQVAISSNSVSVQLNFLRQGAGIGIVHDFALPAAPELRQLLSDKVGLTRSFWLIRHADDGRVQRLNRFAQSLVRETRIEMTRHEKTAATGTYGHGA, from the coding sequence TCTGGCGCCGGCAAGCGGCTCAAGATCGATGCGGCGACGGTCGGGCGGCGGGTGCAGCGCTTTGAAGAGGCGCTTGGCCAGCGGCTTTTTGCCCGCAGCCCTCAGGGCTATCAGCTGAGCCAGGCCGGAGAGCGGCTTTTGCCGGCTGCCGAACGTGCCGAGGCGGCGATGCTGGCAGCGGGCGAGGCGCTGAGTGGCGACAGGCCGGGGCAGGGGCTGACCGGGCTGATCCGGCTTGGCGCCCCCGATGGCTGCGCCAATTACCTGCTGCCGCCGGTGATCGCGCGGATCTGCGACCAGAATCCGGGGCTCGAGGTTCAGCTGGTGGCGCTGCCGCGCGTCTTTAACCTTTCGAAACGCGAGGCCGATATGGCCATCGGCGTCTCGCGGCCTGAAACCGGGCGGCTCACGGTGCAGAAGCTGACCGATTACCAGCTGGTGCTTGCGGCATCCGAGGCCTGGCTCGCGCGCAACCCCGAGCCGCAGGATCTGGCCGATCTGCGCGATCTGCGATTCGTCGGCTATATCCCGGATCTGATTTTCGACAAGGAACTGGACTATCTGGCCGAGCTTGGTGCGCCCCAGGTGGCGATTTCTTCTAACTCGGTCTCGGTGCAGCTGAATTTTCTGCGCCAGGGGGCGGGCATCGGCATTGTTCACGATTTTGCCCTGCCGGCGGCGCCCGAACTCCGGCAGCTCCTGTCCGATAAGGTAGGGCTGACCCGGTCGTTCTGGCTGATCCGTCACGCCGATGACGGGCGGGTTCAGCGGTTGAACCGCTTTGCCCAAAGCCTTGTGCGCGAGACCAGGATCGAGATGACCAGGCATGAAAAGACCGCAGCAACTGGCACTTACGGCCACGGGGCTTGA
- the coaD gene encoding pantetheine-phosphate adenylyltransferase, which translates to MRIGLYPGTFDPVTLGHTDIIRRAMVLVDRLVIGVAINRDKGPLFSLDDRVSMLRAECAAITDITGGEILVHPFENLLIDCARDVGANVIVRGLRAVADFEYEFQMVGMNRALDDSVETVFLMADARRQAIASKLVKEIARLGGDVSRFVPAPVATALKAKYG; encoded by the coding sequence ATGCGCATCGGCCTTTATCCGGGCACCTTTGATCCGGTAACGCTGGGGCATACCGATATCATCCGGCGGGCGATGGTGCTGGTCGACCGGCTGGTGATCGGGGTGGCGATCAACCGGGACAAGGGCCCCTTGTTCAGCCTGGATGACCGGGTTTCGATGCTGCGCGCGGAATGTGCCGCGATCACTGACATTACCGGCGGTGAAATTCTGGTGCATCCGTTCGAGAATCTGCTGATCGACTGCGCCCGCGATGTGGGGGCGAATGTGATCGTACGCGGGCTCAGGGCAGTGGCGGATTTCGAGTATGAATTCCAGATGGTCGGGATGAACCGGGCGCTGGACGATTCTGTCGAGACGGTCTTCCTGATGGCCGATGCGCGCCGCCAGGCGATTGCCTCGAAACTGGTGAAAGAGATCGCCAGACTGGGCGGCGATGTGAGCCGGTTCGTGCCGGCCCCGGTCGCGACGGCCCTGAAGGCGAAATACGGCTGA